A single region of the Triticum dicoccoides isolate Atlit2015 ecotype Zavitan chromosome 2B, WEW_v2.0, whole genome shotgun sequence genome encodes:
- the LOC119365445 gene encoding probable plastid-lipid-associated protein 8, chloroplastic codes for MAACAAPLCVRISCSTPSPTALHRPRRRRVTSARCSLAAAPGLRAPAELVDSILSKVKGTDRGVLLPEEGHQEVADVAQQLGKYCIDEPVKSPLIFGDWDVVYCSVPTSPGGIYRTPLGRLVFKTDGMVQVVEAPDIVRNKVSFSIFGLDGAVSLKGKLNVLDSKWIQVVFEPPELKVGPLGFQYGGESEVKLEITYVDEKIRLGKGSRGSLFVFLRQD; via the exons ATGGCGGCTTGTGCTGCGCCCCTTTGCGTCCGCATCTCCTGCTCCACACCTTCGCCTACCGCTCTCCACCGGCCACGCCGCCGGCGCGTCACCTCCGCCCGATGCTCCCTCGCCGCAGCCCCCGGTCTCCGGGCGCCGGCGGAGCTCGTCGACTCCATCCTCTCCAAG GTGAAGGGGACTGACAGGGGAGTGCTGCTGCCAGAGGAAGGCCACCAGGAGGTCGCCGATGTCGCGCAGCAGCTGGGGAAGTACTGCATCGACGAGCCAGTCAAGTCCCCGCTTATATTCGGAG ACTGGGACGTGGTGTATTGCTCTGTGCCGACGTCCCCCGGAGGGATTTACCGGACCCCTCTCGGCCGGCTGGTGTTCAAGACCGACGGCATGGTTCAGGTGGTGGAAGCCCCCGACATCGTCAGGAACAAGGTCTCCTTCTCCATCTTTGGCCTCGATGGCGCCGTGTCTTTGAAAG GCAAGCTGAATGTATTGGACAGCAAGTGGATTCAGGTCGTATTTGAGCCCCCGGAACTGAAGGTAGGCCCCTTGGGTTTCCAATACGGTGGCGAGAGCGAGGTCAAGCTGGAAATCACCTATGTCGACGAGAAGATCAGGCTCGGGAAAGGATCCCGGGGCTCTCTTTTCGTCTTCCTGAGACAAGATTAG